A genome region from Cucurbita pepo subsp. pepo cultivar mu-cu-16 chromosome LG02, ASM280686v2, whole genome shotgun sequence includes the following:
- the LOC111786542 gene encoding DDRGK domain-containing protein 1-like: MEEVLLAVLSMLLVAALVPLFLWRRYQDSRSGHAHEDEDQVPQRETAVRAAGGGRRMRRRPASAASSSNAGASLEESADGSDDEIAADEYHDGRVSKKKEKKRQEREAQRQAEQASRDSRVTKKDRYEEMRRKKDEEREEQERLLEEEAKARKAKEEEAAALEFEKWKGDFSVDAEGTTEAEVEGGNQDLVSAFVDYIKCHKCVPLEDLAAEFKLRTQECINRITSLESMGRLSGVMDDRGKYIYISKEEMQAVAEYIQRQGRVSISHLASKSNQFIDLEPKVQLVVEMNVEEITVS; the protein is encoded by the exons ATGGAAGAAGTTCTTCTGGCAGTTCTGTCAATGCTGCTTGTTGCTGCATTGGTTCCTCTGTTTTTGTGGCGGCGCTATCAGGATTCTCGCTCTGGTCATGCACATGAAGATGAGGATCAG GTTCCTCAGAGGGAAACTGCGGTTCGCGCCGCTGGTGGTGGCCGTCGTATGCGTCGTAGACCTGCTTCGGCTGCTAGTTCCTCGAACGCGGGGGCATCTCTGGAAG AAAGTGCTGATGGAAGTGATGATGAAATCGCTGCGGATGAATACCATGATGGAAGAGTatcgaagaagaaagaaaagaagcgACAAGAGCGTGAGGCACAAAGACAG GCTGAACAAGCTTCCCGTGACTCGAGGGTGACAAAAAAAGACCGTTATGAAGAAATGCGGAGGAAGAAAGATGAGGAGCGTGAGGAACAGGAACGATTACTG GAAGAAGAAGCCAAGGCACGGAAGGCCAAGGAGGAAGAAGCTGCTGCACTTGAGTTTGAGAAGTGGAAAGGGGATTTTTCAGTTGATGCTGAAGGTACAACTGAAGCTGAAGTGGAAGGTGGAAATCAAGATTTGGTCTCTGCTTTTGTGGACTATATAAAG TGTCATAAATGTGTCCCATTGGAAGATCTTGCTGCAGAATTTAAGCTCAGAACTCAG GAATGTATTAATCGGATCACCTCCCTGGAGAGTATGG GTCGACTTTCTGGTGTTATGGACGATAGAgggaaatatatatacatatcaaAGGAAGAAATGCAAGCAGTTGCTGAGTACATCCAGCGTCAGGGAAGAGTAAGCATTTCACATCTAGCTAGTAAGTCCAACCAGTTCATTGATTTAGAACCAAAAGTCCAATTGGTTGTGGAAATGAATGTTGAGGAGATAACTGTATCCTAA
- the LOC111789133 gene encoding trafficking protein particle complex subunit 3-like: MPPAGPRSGDAIFASVERVNAELFTLTYGATVRQLLTDLEDVEEVNKQLDQMGYNIGIRLIDEFLAKSNISRCVDFKETADVIAKVGLKMFLGVNASVTNWDAEGTCCSIVLEDNPLVDFVELPDACQGLHYCNILSGVIRGALEMVSMKTEVTWLRDMLRGDDMFELQVKLLKQIPEEYPYKDDE; encoded by the exons ATGCCTCCTGCTGGTCCTCGATCTGGTGATGCAATCTTCGCTAGCGTTGAGCGAGTG AATGCCGAGCTGTTTACCTTGACTTATGGAGCGACTGTTCGTCAGTTGCTCACAGATCTGGAGGACGTTGAAGAAGTCAACAAACAGCTCGATCAGAT GGGCTATAATATTGGAATCCGGTTGATTGACGAGTTTCTTGCAAAATCCAATATCTCTAGATGTGTGGACTTCAAAGAGACAGCTGATGTGATTGCAAAG GTCggtttaaaaatgtttttgggGGTGAATGCATCGGTGACCAACTGGGATGCTGAAGGCACATGCTGCAGTATTGTTCTGGAGGACAATCCATTAGTAGACTTTGTTGAGCTTCCTGATGCTTGCCAAGGTCTTCATTATTGCAACATCTTAAGTGGAGTCATCAGAGGAGCACTTGAGATG GTGTCCATGAAAACAGAAGTAACATGGCTACGAGACATGCTGAGAGGAGACGACATGTTCGAATTACAAGTAAAATTGCTGAAGCAAATTCCTGAGGAGTACCCATACAAAGACGACGAGTAG